The Nocardioides panzhihuensis genome has a segment encoding these proteins:
- a CDS encoding SigE family RNA polymerase sigma factor, translating into MDENEFDAFYNASYRRVCAQVYAMIGDFDEAAECVQEAFARAWAHRRKMSSVDYPEAWIRTTAYRLAVGRWRRKKYASRATDRAVGARTEMPAVDETHVALVEALKKLPEVQRQAIVLHHIADLPVHQVATEVGAPTGTIKARLARGRATLAELLAEETPGAVWKEA; encoded by the coding sequence ATGGACGAGAACGAGTTCGACGCGTTCTACAACGCGTCCTACCGCCGCGTGTGCGCCCAGGTCTACGCCATGATCGGCGACTTCGACGAAGCCGCCGAGTGCGTCCAAGAGGCCTTCGCCCGCGCCTGGGCGCACCGACGCAAGATGTCCTCGGTCGACTACCCCGAAGCCTGGATCCGCACCACCGCCTACCGACTCGCGGTCGGCCGCTGGCGCCGCAAGAAGTACGCCAGCCGGGCCACCGACAGAGCAGTCGGCGCTCGCACCGAGATGCCTGCCGTCGACGAGACCCATGTCGCCCTGGTCGAAGCGCTCAAGAAGCTCCCCGAAGTCCAGCGCCAAGCCATCGTCCTGCATCACATCGCCGATCTACCGGTCCACCAGGTGGCCACCGAGGTCGGCGCCCCCACCGGCACCATCAAAGCCCGCCTGGCCCGAGGACGAGCCACGCTGGCCGAGCTGCTCGCCGAAGAGACACCCGGCGCCGTCTGGAAGGAGGCCTGA
- a CDS encoding DUF6350 family protein, producing the protein MSSLLPPRTPDRGRVADDLHDLRHRRPLVAVALLGGIGTATATLVVCLAIGILGWFISDMGAHGEPSDALRVAALGWLLGHGSGVLVSGVAVTLVPLGLTLVLAWTMWQAAIRVGDSVSLHGPDANALADGERDLTVPVVAGLFTLGYTATAVTTAIVAGTPETAPSILGVFTWSVGLCLVVALPAISVGSGRAALWITLLPRAAVDVLVMVRSILVWWFAVSTLLFFAALFADFTTSINVVSQLHLDVGGIILYSLLAVLVLPNAVLFSSSYALGPGFSVGVGTTVTPTAVTLGPLPMFPMLAALPDNGAPPAWVAAVMALGPLTAFVAVCRAQRHRPTLRWSEGALRGVSAGVVAGLLLAVLSGIAGGAVGPGRMLDVGPYAGQVLVNAIAFFGLAGLLAGLTMTWWHRRSLPADASA; encoded by the coding sequence ATGTCGTCTCTGCTGCCTCCACGCACCCCTGACCGCGGGCGAGTCGCGGACGATCTCCATGATCTCCGCCACCGCCGTCCGCTGGTCGCGGTCGCCCTGCTGGGCGGCATCGGCACGGCCACCGCCACGCTGGTGGTCTGCTTGGCGATCGGCATCCTCGGCTGGTTCATCAGCGACATGGGGGCCCACGGAGAGCCGTCGGATGCTCTGCGTGTCGCCGCGCTCGGGTGGCTGCTCGGCCACGGTTCGGGTGTCCTCGTCTCCGGGGTCGCGGTCACCCTCGTCCCGCTCGGGCTGACCCTCGTCCTCGCCTGGACGATGTGGCAGGCCGCGATCCGGGTCGGCGACTCGGTATCGCTGCACGGTCCCGACGCCAATGCTCTCGCCGACGGTGAACGCGACCTGACCGTCCCCGTCGTGGCCGGACTCTTCACGCTCGGCTACACGGCCACCGCGGTGACGACCGCGATCGTCGCCGGCACGCCGGAGACCGCGCCGAGCATCCTCGGCGTGTTCACGTGGTCGGTCGGGCTCTGCCTCGTCGTGGCCCTGCCCGCGATCTCGGTCGGCTCCGGCCGCGCGGCGTTGTGGATCACCCTGCTGCCGCGCGCGGCCGTCGACGTGCTGGTGATGGTCAGGTCGATCCTGGTCTGGTGGTTCGCGGTCAGCACTCTGCTCTTCTTCGCGGCCCTCTTCGCCGACTTCACCACCTCGATCAACGTCGTCTCCCAGCTCCACCTCGACGTCGGCGGGATCATCCTCTACTCCCTGCTCGCCGTCCTGGTGCTCCCCAACGCCGTGCTCTTCTCCAGCTCGTACGCCCTCGGGCCGGGGTTCTCGGTCGGTGTTGGAACGACCGTCACCCCGACCGCCGTGACCCTCGGCCCGCTGCCGATGTTCCCGATGCTCGCCGCACTGCCCGACAACGGAGCCCCGCCCGCCTGGGTCGCCGCCGTGATGGCACTCGGCCCGCTGACCGCCTTCGTCGCGGTCTGCCGCGCGCAGCGCCACCGGCCGACCCTGCGCTGGTCCGAGGGCGCGCTCCGCGGCGTCAGCGCCGGCGTCGTCGCCGGCCTTCTCCTCGCTGTCCTGTCCGGCATCGCGGGCGGCGCCGTCGGCCCCGGTCGGATGCTCGACGTCGGGCCGTACGCCGGGCAGGTGCTCGTGAACGCCATCGCCTTCTTCGGTCTCGCCGGTCTGCTCGCCGGGCTCACCATGACCTGGTGGCACCGGCGTTCTCTTCCCGCCGACGCATCGGCCTAG
- the purN gene encoding phosphoribosylglycinamide formyltransferase, which produces MALRLVVLVSGSGTNLQALLDACASPEYGAEVVAVGADRDGIQGLTRATDAGIPTFVHRVKDFGSREEWDAALAESVAAYEPDLVVSAGFMKLVGAAFLDRFGGKTLNTHPALLPSFPGMHGARDALDYGVKVTGATLFIVDAGVDTGMIMAQVTVPVEDDDTEETLHERIKVVERSMLVETVGRIAREGYTVEDRRVRFGSA; this is translated from the coding sequence GTGGCTCTTCGTCTTGTCGTCCTCGTGTCCGGCTCGGGCACCAACCTCCAGGCCCTGCTGGATGCCTGCGCGTCGCCGGAGTACGGGGCAGAGGTGGTGGCGGTCGGTGCTGACCGCGACGGGATCCAGGGGTTGACCCGGGCGACCGACGCCGGGATCCCGACCTTCGTGCACCGGGTCAAGGACTTCGGGTCGCGCGAGGAATGGGACGCGGCGCTGGCCGAGTCGGTCGCTGCGTACGAGCCTGATCTGGTGGTCTCCGCGGGGTTCATGAAGCTGGTCGGCGCTGCTTTCCTCGACCGGTTCGGGGGGAAGACGCTCAACACCCATCCGGCACTGCTGCCGTCGTTCCCGGGGATGCACGGTGCGCGGGACGCGCTGGACTACGGCGTGAAGGTCACCGGGGCGACGCTGTTCATCGTCGACGCCGGGGTCGACACCGGGATGATCATGGCCCAGGTGACGGTGCCGGTGGAGGACGACGACACCGAGGAGACGCTGCACGAGCGGATCAAGGTCGTCGAGCGTTCGATGCTGGTCGAGACGGTCGGACGGATCGCCCGCGAGGGCTACACCGTCGAGGACCGGCGAGTTCGATTCGGGTCCGCCTGA
- the purH gene encoding bifunctional phosphoribosylaminoimidazolecarboxamide formyltransferase/IMP cyclohydrolase translates to MGSLAVQDQITIKRALVSVYDKTGLEDLVKGLHEAGVELVSTGGSAKLIADLGLPVTKVEDLTGFPECLDGRVKTLHPRVHAGILADRRLESHVEQLKELEVEPFDLVVSNLYPFVQTVASGAGPDEVVEQIDIGGPSMVRAAAKNHPSVAIVTSPEQYADTLAAAAAGGFTYDQRKALAAAAFVHTATYDVAVASWMGSVLTDTSEGTGFPAWVGGTYEKSTVLRYGENPHQKAALYLNGHGPAGLASAEQLHGKEMSYNNYTDTDAARRAANDFAEPAVAIIKHANPCGLAVGADIAEAHRRAHACDPVSAFGGVIAANRRVSVEMAKQVADVFTEVIVAPGYEDGAVEILQAKKNIRILVAAADESAAVETRPISGGLLMQQVDHVDAEGDDPASWTLATGEAADEATLADLAFAWKACRSAKSNAILLASDGASVGIGMGQVNRVDSCKLAVERANTLAEGTERARGAVAASDAFFPFEDGPQILIDAGVKAIVQPGGSIRDELTIKACEAAGVTMYFTGTRHFAH, encoded by the coding sequence ATGGGGAGTTTGGCTGTGCAGGACCAGATCACGATCAAGCGGGCGCTCGTGTCCGTCTACGACAAGACCGGTCTCGAGGACCTGGTCAAAGGCCTCCACGAGGCCGGCGTCGAGCTCGTCTCGACCGGTGGCTCGGCCAAGCTGATCGCTGACCTCGGCCTGCCGGTGACCAAGGTCGAGGACCTGACCGGCTTCCCCGAGTGCCTCGACGGCCGGGTGAAGACGCTGCACCCGCGCGTGCACGCCGGCATCCTCGCCGACCGCCGCCTCGAGTCCCACGTCGAGCAGCTCAAGGAGCTGGAGGTCGAGCCCTTCGACCTGGTCGTCTCCAACCTCTACCCGTTCGTGCAGACCGTCGCCTCCGGCGCCGGCCCGGACGAGGTCGTCGAGCAGATCGACATCGGCGGGCCCTCGATGGTCCGCGCCGCCGCCAAGAACCACCCCTCCGTCGCGATCGTGACCTCGCCCGAGCAGTACGCCGACACCCTCGCTGCTGCCGCCGCGGGTGGGTTCACCTATGACCAGCGCAAGGCGCTCGCCGCGGCCGCGTTCGTGCACACCGCGACGTACGACGTGGCCGTGGCCTCCTGGATGGGCTCCGTGCTCACCGACACCTCCGAGGGCACCGGCTTCCCGGCGTGGGTCGGCGGGACGTACGAGAAGTCGACCGTCCTTCGCTACGGCGAGAACCCGCACCAGAAGGCTGCCCTCTACCTGAACGGCCACGGCCCGGCCGGGCTGGCCAGTGCCGAGCAGCTCCACGGCAAGGAGATGTCCTACAACAACTACACCGACACCGACGCCGCCCGTCGGGCCGCCAACGACTTCGCCGAGCCGGCCGTCGCGATCATCAAGCACGCCAACCCGTGCGGCCTGGCCGTCGGCGCCGACATCGCCGAGGCACACCGTCGGGCGCACGCCTGCGACCCGGTCTCCGCCTTCGGTGGCGTGATCGCCGCCAACCGGCGGGTCTCGGTCGAGATGGCCAAGCAGGTCGCCGACGTCTTCACCGAGGTCATCGTGGCTCCGGGGTATGAGGACGGTGCCGTCGAGATCCTGCAGGCCAAGAAGAACATCCGCATCCTGGTCGCGGCCGCCGACGAGAGCGCTGCGGTCGAGACCCGGCCGATCTCCGGTGGCCTGCTGATGCAGCAGGTCGACCACGTCGACGCCGAGGGCGACGACCCGGCTTCGTGGACGTTGGCCACGGGTGAGGCCGCCGACGAGGCCACCCTGGCCGACCTGGCCTTCGCCTGGAAGGCCTGCCGCTCGGCGAAGTCCAACGCCATCCTGCTCGCCTCCGACGGTGCCTCGGTCGGCATCGGGATGGGCCAGGTCAACCGTGTCGACTCCTGCAAGCTCGCGGTGGAGCGGGCCAACACCCTCGCCGAGGGAACCGAGCGTGCCCGCGGTGCCGTCGCCGCCTCCGACGCCTTCTTCCCCTTCGAGGACGGCCCGCAGATCCTGATCGATGCCGGCGTCAAGGCGATCGTGCAGCCCGGCGGCTCGATCCGCGACGAGCTCACCATCAAGGCCTGCGAGGCGGCCGGGGTGACGATGTACTTCACCGGCACCAGGCACTTCGCGCACTGA
- a CDS encoding bifunctional methylenetetrahydrofolate dehydrogenase/methenyltetrahydrofolate cyclohydrolase yields MTAQKLDGTATLKTIKAELADRVAKLKAAGVTPGLGTVLVGDDPGSRWYVNAKHKDCAEIGIESIRVDLPGTSTQAEVEAEIDRLNADPACTGFLVQQPTGLDEFALLSRVAPEKDVDGLHPYNLGKLVLGEDGPLPCTPVGCIELLRRHGVELNGAEVVVVGRGLTVGRPLGLLLTRRSENATVTLCHTGTRDLAAHTRNADIVVAAAGVPGIITKDMVKPGAALLDVGVSRVDGKIAGDLAEDVWDVAGWVSPNPGGVGPMTRAMLLSNIVLSAEKALERL; encoded by the coding sequence GTGACAGCACAGAAGCTGGATGGCACCGCCACCCTGAAGACGATCAAGGCCGAGCTGGCCGACCGGGTGGCGAAGCTGAAGGCCGCCGGCGTGACGCCGGGCCTCGGCACCGTGCTGGTGGGTGACGACCCGGGGAGCCGGTGGTACGTCAACGCCAAGCACAAGGACTGCGCCGAGATCGGCATCGAGTCGATCCGTGTGGACCTGCCGGGGACCTCGACCCAGGCCGAGGTCGAGGCGGAGATCGACCGCCTCAACGCCGACCCGGCCTGCACGGGCTTCCTGGTGCAGCAGCCGACCGGCCTGGACGAGTTCGCGCTGCTCTCCCGCGTCGCCCCGGAGAAGGACGTCGACGGGCTGCACCCGTACAACCTCGGCAAGCTGGTCCTCGGCGAGGACGGTCCGCTGCCCTGCACCCCGGTGGGCTGCATCGAGCTGCTCCGCCGCCACGGCGTGGAGCTCAACGGCGCCGAGGTGGTCGTGGTCGGTCGTGGGCTGACCGTCGGCCGCCCGCTGGGCCTGCTGCTGACCCGCCGTAGCGAGAACGCCACGGTCACCCTGTGCCACACCGGCACCCGCGACCTCGCCGCGCACACCCGCAACGCCGACATCGTCGTCGCCGCCGCGGGAGTGCCCGGCATCATCACGAAGGACATGGTCAAGCCCGGCGCGGCGCTCTTGGACGTCGGCGTCTCCCGAGTCGACGGTAAGATCGCAGGAGACCTGGCCGAGGACGTGTGGGACGTGGCTGGTTGGGTGTCGCCGAACCCGGGTGGGGTGGGTCCGATGACACGCGCCATGCTGCTCTCCAATATCGTCCTCAGCGCCGAGAAGGCTCTCGAAAGGCTCTGA
- a CDS encoding DUF3017 domain-containing protein, protein MSVHPPLSTTPATPEAPAPVAAAAEHEKADPEDVRSFPSTIGGFVYLGVLTAALAGLGLVGFGHWRVGIIVLAAGVGAASLARAVLRTKDAGMLAVRSRWFDVVLLALAAGALWILAVSVPGD, encoded by the coding sequence GTGTCCGTCCACCCCCCGCTCAGCACGACACCGGCTACGCCGGAGGCTCCCGCCCCGGTGGCAGCAGCCGCTGAGCACGAGAAGGCGGACCCCGAAGACGTACGCAGCTTCCCCTCGACCATCGGCGGGTTCGTCTATCTCGGGGTGCTGACGGCGGCGCTCGCGGGCCTCGGTCTCGTCGGCTTCGGCCATTGGCGGGTGGGCATCATCGTCCTTGCCGCCGGGGTGGGGGCAGCGTCGTTGGCGCGTGCGGTGCTGCGTACGAAGGATGCCGGGATGCTGGCGGTGCGCAGCCGCTGGTTCGACGTGGTCCTGCTGGCGCTGGCCGCGGGCGCGCTGTGGATCCTCGCGGTGTCCGTCCCGGGGGACTAG
- a CDS encoding MIP/aquaporin family protein translates to MTEESLSAAEPTFIQKLAAEVIGTFILVFLGCGSVVAVFAGVSHAGLRNSPWRLEVAAVGLAFGIAVVIGAYTFGRISGGHFNPAVTLGVASAGRIGWKDAGAYIGAQFVGATIGAIVLFLIALSSGYNSWNDGGLGANGFGDGAGTGLIGAILVELVLTFIFVFVILGVTDQRAGTNATAAPLAIGLALAAIHFVGIPLTGTSVNPARSFGPALFSGTDALIALPVFLIVPAIGGAVAGFAYPLLFNKDGSEIAGAGLAFGGDSMAPAHSFQWDQSAAPAAPAAAATPAATPAAPATPAADPTAPAAPETSDRTIVSGGAGGAGTGGQQAWQQPTQTTEGDLPVYEQDGWRWDYAKQEWVPIEQ, encoded by the coding sequence ATGACCGAGGAATCTCTGTCGGCAGCTGAGCCGACCTTCATCCAGAAACTCGCAGCCGAGGTCATCGGGACATTCATCCTCGTGTTCCTCGGCTGTGGTTCAGTCGTCGCGGTCTTCGCCGGCGTCTCCCACGCCGGGTTGCGCAACTCGCCCTGGCGCCTCGAGGTCGCGGCCGTCGGCCTGGCCTTCGGTATCGCCGTCGTGATCGGTGCCTACACCTTCGGTCGCATCTCCGGCGGCCACTTCAACCCGGCCGTGACCCTCGGTGTGGCCTCGGCCGGCCGGATCGGCTGGAAGGACGCGGGCGCCTACATCGGCGCTCAGTTCGTCGGCGCCACCATCGGCGCGATCGTGCTGTTCCTCATCGCGCTCTCGTCCGGCTACAACTCGTGGAACGACGGCGGTCTCGGCGCCAACGGCTTCGGTGACGGAGCCGGCACCGGACTCATCGGCGCGATCCTCGTCGAGCTCGTGCTCACCTTCATCTTCGTCTTCGTCATCCTCGGTGTCACCGACCAGCGCGCGGGGACCAACGCCACCGCAGCACCGCTGGCCATCGGTCTCGCGCTGGCCGCGATCCACTTCGTCGGCATCCCGCTGACCGGCACCTCGGTCAACCCCGCCCGTTCGTTCGGGCCCGCCCTCTTCTCGGGCACCGACGCGCTGATCGCCCTCCCGGTCTTCCTGATCGTCCCCGCGATCGGCGGCGCCGTCGCCGGGTTCGCCTACCCGCTGCTCTTCAACAAGGACGGCTCCGAGATCGCCGGAGCGGGTCTCGCCTTCGGCGGCGACAGCATGGCGCCTGCCCACAGCTTCCAGTGGGACCAGTCTGCAGCCCCGGCGGCACCCGCCGCGGCGGCCACCCCGGCTGCTACGCCCGCAGCACCCGCTACCCCGGCCGCAGACCCGACGGCCCCGGCTGCTCCCGAGACTAGCGACCGAACCATCGTCTCCGGCGGAGCAGGCGGCGCCGGCACCGGCGGTCAGCAGGCATGGCAGCAGCCGACCCAGACCACCGAGGGCGACCTGCCGGTCTACGAGCAGGACGGCTGGCGCTGGGACTACGCCAAGCAGGAGTGGGTCCCGATCGAGCAGTGA
- a CDS encoding NADP-dependent isocitrate dehydrogenase, translating into MAARIIYTHTDEAPLLATYSFLPIVAAYAAKAGVEVETRDISVASRILAQFGLADDALGELGDLAKTPEANIVKLPNISASIPQLKAAIKELQEKGYEIPDYPEAPSTPEEEENRAKYDKVKGSAVNPVLREGNSDRRAPGSVKAYAKAHPHTNKPFADDSKTDVATMGSHDFKANEKSVTLAADDTLSIVLEKTDGETVTLLAELPVLEGEIVDATYMSVANLHAFLENALAKAKADDVLFSLHLKATMMKVSDPIIFGHVVRAYFKDVFEKYGADLEAAGLSANDGLGGILSGLSGLEKGAEIQKAIETAIAEGPRLSYVNSDKGITNLHVPSDVIIDASIPALVRNGGKLWGADGSEDDTLAVIPDSSYAGVYQTVIDDMKKNGPLDPATIGTVPNVGLMAQKAEEYGSHDKTFQLEAAGTLRVLNKAGDVLIEHDVEAGDIWRACQTKDIPVRDWVKLAVSRARDSKTPAIFWLDESRAHDAELIKKVTTYLTEHDTEGLEIKILSPQLATAYSLERLRNGEDTISVTGNVLRDYNTDLFPILEVGTSAKMLSIVPLIAGGGLFETGAGGSAPKHVQQLVEQDYLRWDSLGEFFALVPAFEKYAEQASAPAATVLAAALDRATATFLENDRSPGRKLGTTDNRGSHFYLGLYWAQELAAQTEDAELAAAFKPLAETLAANESKIVEELLAVQGKPADIGGYYLPDAEKVTAVMRPSATLNEAIDSL; encoded by the coding sequence ATGGCCGCACGAATCATCTACACCCACACCGACGAGGCGCCGCTGCTCGCGACGTACTCCTTCCTTCCGATCGTCGCGGCCTATGCGGCCAAGGCGGGCGTCGAGGTCGAGACGCGTGACATCTCCGTGGCCTCGCGCATCCTGGCGCAGTTCGGCCTCGCCGACGACGCGCTCGGCGAGCTCGGTGACCTGGCGAAGACGCCGGAAGCCAACATCGTCAAGCTGCCCAACATCTCCGCCTCCATCCCGCAGCTCAAGGCCGCGATCAAGGAGCTGCAGGAGAAGGGCTACGAGATCCCTGACTACCCCGAGGCGCCCAGCACGCCCGAGGAAGAGGAGAACCGGGCCAAGTACGACAAGGTCAAGGGCTCCGCGGTCAACCCGGTCCTGCGTGAGGGCAACTCCGACCGTCGCGCGCCGGGCTCGGTCAAGGCGTACGCCAAGGCTCACCCGCACACCAACAAGCCGTTCGCCGACGACTCCAAGACCGACGTCGCGACGATGGGCTCGCACGACTTCAAGGCCAACGAGAAGTCGGTGACGCTCGCCGCCGACGACACGCTCTCCATCGTGCTCGAGAAGACCGACGGCGAGACGGTGACGCTGCTCGCCGAGCTGCCGGTGCTCGAGGGCGAGATCGTCGACGCGACGTACATGTCCGTGGCCAACCTGCACGCCTTCCTCGAGAACGCGCTCGCCAAGGCCAAGGCCGACGACGTGCTCTTCTCGCTGCACCTGAAGGCCACGATGATGAAGGTCTCCGACCCGATCATCTTCGGTCACGTCGTGAGGGCCTACTTCAAGGACGTCTTCGAGAAGTACGGCGCCGACCTCGAGGCCGCCGGCCTGTCCGCCAACGACGGCCTCGGCGGGATCCTGTCGGGTCTCTCCGGGCTGGAGAAGGGCGCCGAGATTCAGAAGGCGATCGAGACTGCGATCGCGGAAGGTCCCCGCCTGTCCTACGTCAACTCCGACAAGGGCATCACCAACCTGCACGTCCCCTCCGACGTCATCATCGACGCCTCCATTCCGGCCCTGGTCCGCAACGGCGGCAAGCTCTGGGGTGCCGACGGCAGCGAGGACGACACCCTCGCGGTGATCCCGGACTCCTCCTACGCCGGCGTCTACCAGACCGTCATCGACGACATGAAGAAGAACGGCCCGCTCGACCCGGCCACGATCGGCACCGTCCCCAACGTCGGTCTGATGGCGCAGAAGGCCGAGGAGTACGGCTCCCACGACAAGACCTTCCAGCTCGAGGCCGCCGGCACCCTGCGCGTGCTGAACAAGGCCGGCGACGTGCTGATCGAGCACGACGTCGAGGCCGGCGACATCTGGCGCGCCTGCCAGACCAAGGACATCCCGGTCCGCGACTGGGTCAAGCTCGCCGTCAGCCGTGCCCGTGACTCCAAGACCCCGGCCATCTTCTGGCTGGACGAGTCGCGCGCCCACGACGCTGAGCTCATCAAGAAGGTCACCACCTACCTGACCGAGCACGACACAGAGGGGCTCGAGATCAAGATCCTCTCGCCCCAGCTGGCCACGGCGTACTCCCTCGAGCGCCTGCGCAACGGCGAGGACACGATCTCCGTCACCGGCAACGTGCTGCGTGACTACAACACCGACCTCTTCCCGATCCTCGAGGTCGGTACGTCGGCGAAGATGCTCTCCATTGTCCCGCTGATCGCCGGCGGCGGTCTGTTCGAGACCGGCGCGGGCGGCTCGGCGCCGAAGCACGTGCAGCAGCTGGTCGAGCAGGACTACCTCCGCTGGGACTCGCTGGGTGAGTTCTTCGCGCTGGTGCCCGCCTTCGAGAAGTACGCCGAGCAGGCCTCCGCCCCGGCGGCGACGGTGCTCGCGGCTGCTCTGGACCGGGCGACCGCGACGTTCCTCGAGAACGACCGCTCCCCGGGCCGCAAGCTCGGCACCACCGACAACCGCGGCTCGCACTTCTACCTCGGCCTCTACTGGGCCCAGGAGCTGGCGGCGCAGACCGAGGACGCCGAGCTCGCCGCGGCCTTCAAGCCTCTCGCCGAGACCCTCGCCGCCAACGAGTCCAAGATCGTCGAGGAGCTCCTCGCGGTCCAGGGCAAGCCGGCCGACATCGGCGGCTACTACCTGCCCGATGCCGAGAAGGTCACCGCCGTGATGCGTCCTTCCGCGACGCTCAACGAGGCGATCGACTCGCTCTGA